From bacterium:
GACGGGCTGACGGGGGTGGACGATGAGCCGAATTCGCGGATCGACAAAATCCGCGACGACCGCCCGCGTCTCGTCCGCGGAGGAGTTGTCGAGTACCAGGAGCTCGTAATCCTCAAAGGATTGTGCCAGGACGCTTTGGATGGCGCCGCGCAGGTAGTCCGCCCGGTTGAACGAGGTGATGATCGCGGACACCCGGCACAAGGCTATCGCACCCGATTCGCTTCCACGGTGGCCCGAAGCCCGGCGTCCAACGAGCGCCGTGGGGTCCACCCGAGCTCTCGCGCCGCCTTGGAGTGATCGAGGCAGTATCTCAGTTGCTCGCCGGGGCGATCCGGATGATAGATCGGCGCGGCCGCCACACCCAGCAGCGCCGCAATGCGCCCGTACAGATCGTTCAGGGTCGTCTCGACGCCCGTGCCGATATTGTAGACGGGAACCGGATGGTCGTGGGGGACGGCCAGGGCCAGCAGATTCGCGTCGACCACGTCGTCGATGTGCACATAATCCCGAGTCTTGCTCCCATCCCCCCAGATCTCCGCCTGCCCACCGGAGGAGAGCCGCCGGATGTAATCGGCCATGGCCCCGGTGCGCTGCCCCGGCCCGTAGACCGCCGAATACCGCAGCACCACGTAGGGCACCCCGTACGTCCGGTGGTAGAATCGCAGATACCCCTCGATCGCCTGTTTTGCCACGACGTAGGGTGAGACCGGGTCGATGGGAGAAGTCTCCGCCACCGGCAACGGCGCGGTGTTCCCGTAGAGGAACCCCGAAGAGGCGAACACGATCTTCTGGACGCCAATCTCTTTGGCCTTCTGCAGCAGGCGAATCGACCCGACCACGGCGTCCACGTCCAACAGCGGATCTTGGACCGACTTCGGGACCAGGACGTAGAAGGCAAAGTGATAGATGAGGTCGGGTCGCTCGCGGTCGAGGATCTCGACGAAGCGCTCGTCGGCAATATTCAGCTCATGGCACCTCACCCCCGCAGGCACGTTGGCTCGACTGCCGGTTGAGAGGTTGTCGACGACGACGACGACGGCCCCCGCGCGAAGCAGCGCGCGTGCGGTGTGGGATCCGATGAATCCCGCCCCGCCGGTGATGAGCACCTTCATGCCTCGCACGTCAATGGCCATGCGTCACCTCCGCGGACTCCCCTACCAAGAGGCGACCATCGCGGAGGCCGCGGATTTGCGCAGCCCGACCCACACGCCGGCGAAGATGATCCCCCCTACGGGGACGGCGAGCCAGACGGCATGCCCCACGGCCCACATCCCCCACAATGCCGCCGCCCCCGCAGCTCCCGAGCTGATCACGGCCCACACCAGCGCCCCATTCACCGGCCGCAATGGCGTGCATCGCCCGGCGAGGACGAAGAGCTCCCCCAGGATCACGACGTGCGTGGCGACGGTGGCCCAGGCCGACCCATACAGGCCAAACGGGGGAATGAGCAAGGCATTGAGGATCACGTTGACGACCGCCGCGGACAAGAGGCACCAGAACAGCGTGCGCTGCCGATCGAACACGATCATGGCCTGAAAACTGGGGGTGTAGATGAAGATCAGCACCACCGTGATGGCCAGGATCTTCAGCGCCGTCCCGGCGGGATGGAACGCCGGGCCGAAGACCACCCCGATCACGGGGTCCGCCGTCGCCACGACGGCACAGGCGATGTATCCACCGACGGCCACCATGCCGGCGGACCAGGTGTCCCATCGCCGGCGAAAGGTCGCGTCGACGTTGGTCGATGTCGAGGCAAAGGCCGGAAAGATGACCAAGGAGAGCAGCCCGGTCGGCACCAGCAGGATGCCGGTGATCCGAATCGCGACGTTGTACCATCCCGTGTCGACGATCTTGCCAAAATACCCGAGCATCACGGAATCGACGTTCATATAGACGGTGGTGGCGCCGCTGGCCAGCGCCAGCGGGAGCGCCACGCGCAGAACGCGGGCCCAGACGTCTCGCCGGATGCGGAGGCTGATCCGCCAAGGACCTCTCCGCATCGCGACGAGGACCAGCCCGAGGGTGAGCAGGCCGGAGATGAGGTACGCGTACGTCACATTCAAGACCGACGGCGCCCGCCAGGCGATCCAGCCCACGCCCACAACCAGGAAGACCGCCTGGGCCACCCGCACCATGAACTCGTACTCCATCCGCTGCCAGGCCCGAAACACCGAAAACGAAAGGTTGACCATCTCCAGCACGAAAAATGCGGCGCCAAGCACCAGGATCATCCACCGGGTCGTCGGGTCCGGCGTGATCAAGATCATGCCCAGCGCCAGTCCCGCCATCCCAAGTCCCCCCAAGGCGAGCTTCATCAGGAGGATATCGGGCAGCAGGTGTTCATTCGCCTTGGCGATGGCCAGTTCCCGAGTGGTGGTCAGCGCCAGGCCGGAATCGAAGACGACGTCGAACATCGCGGCGAAGGAATAGGCGAAGGCGAACCGTCCGAATTCCGCGGGCCCAAACACCCGCGCCAAAATCGGCAACAATAGGAACTTCAACCCCCGGACCACCGTCTCGGCCAGGGTGGCCCACACCATATTCTTCAGGACGATCTGCGTCCAATGCAGGTTGACGAACAGGGCCCGGCGGACCAGATCCAAGACTCTTGTCGGGGCGCGCAGCCCTCGGATCATCATCGGGCGGACGGCCGGGTGGTCCGTTCGAAGAGCTCCGTGAAGCGATCGGCCATCACCTCCCACGAGTTCGCGCGCGTCAGGGCGGAAGCTCTCGTTCCCATCTCCACCCGGTCTCCGTCGGGCAGCGCCAGGAATGCGCGCATGGCGTCGGCGAGCGACGATGGGTCCTCCGGGACGCAGACGAAGCCGATGGCGTGGCGCTCCACCAACCCGCCCATTTCCGAAACGTTGCTGGCAATCACGGGCCGCTGATGCGCACAGGCCCCCTTCATCAGCGGGCCGCTGCCCCCGCGGTAGGCCCGAGTATACGGAAGCACCAGGGCGTCCGCGGCGAAGAAATACGCCGAGACGTCGCGGTCGGCGGCGTAGCCCAACCGCAGGATCACCCGGTCGCTCACCCCCGCATCGCGCACCATCTCCGCGATCTGGGCCGCCGCATACTCCATAGGATGTCCCACAATCATGAGTCGGAACTCTTTTTCCCGCAAGAGCGCCGCGGCCCTCACCAGATATTCGATCCCCTTGTCCCGCCGGAGCATGCCGAAAAACAGGAACACGGGCCCCCCGTAGTCGATCCCCAGCGCGGCGCGCGCCGCGGCGTGACTCAGCGCGGCGGCGGGAGGATCCCCGCCGTCCGGGATCACCGCGATCGGGAGCCCGGGGGGAATCCGCAGTTGCGTCCGCAATCGC
This genomic window contains:
- a CDS encoding NAD-dependent epimerase/dehydratase family protein, translating into MAIDVRGMKVLITGGAGFIGSHTARALLRAGAVVVVVDNLSTGSRANVPAGVRCHELNIADERFVEILDRERPDLIYHFAFYVLVPKSVQDPLLDVDAVVGSIRLLQKAKEIGVQKIVFASSGFLYGNTAPLPVAETSPIDPVSPYVVAKQAIEGYLRFYHRTYGVPYVVLRYSAVYGPGQRTGAMADYIRRLSSGGQAEIWGDGSKTRDYVHIDDVVDANLLALAVPHDHPVPVYNIGTGVETTLNDLYGRIAALLGVAAAPIYHPDRPGEQLRYCLDHSKAARELGWTPRRSLDAGLRATVEANRVR
- a CDS encoding flippase, whose protein sequence is MMIRGLRAPTRVLDLVRRALFVNLHWTQIVLKNMVWATLAETVVRGLKFLLLPILARVFGPAEFGRFAFAYSFAAMFDVVFDSGLALTTTRELAIAKANEHLLPDILLMKLALGGLGMAGLALGMILITPDPTTRWMILVLGAAFFVLEMVNLSFSVFRAWQRMEYEFMVRVAQAVFLVVGVGWIAWRAPSVLNVTYAYLISGLLTLGLVLVAMRRGPWRISLRIRRDVWARVLRVALPLALASGATTVYMNVDSVMLGYFGKIVDTGWYNVAIRITGILLVPTGLLSLVIFPAFASTSTNVDATFRRRWDTWSAGMVAVGGYIACAVVATADPVIGVVFGPAFHPAGTALKILAITVVLIFIYTPSFQAMIVFDRQRTLFWCLLSAAVVNVILNALLIPPFGLYGSAWATVATHVVILGELFVLAGRCTPLRPVNGALVWAVISSGAAGAAALWGMWAVGHAVWLAVPVGGIIFAGVWVGLRKSAASAMVASW
- a CDS encoding glycosyltransferase family 4 protein, with the protein product MTTAAGYRVLVVQPTGDKMGHYGLVATKLCQALAKRGHTVTLCTNLIRPESYLNEPPAFSTELVGGGRLAFEAFDRAMNHCRPYYYWGYYRNSYAVTSAALKLCRRRTFDVVYMTDVEFLVAALLLWAHRHFVPPVVMQVNAANFSFRDYPGSIFAKSYKVIQREIFRTTLGTEIAACAVLGEWHRERLRTQLRIPPGLPIAVIPDGGDPPAAALSHAAARAALGIDYGGPVFLFFGMLRRDKGIEYLVRAAALLREKEFRLMIVGHPMEYAAAQIAEMVRDAGVSDRVILRLGYAADRDVSAYFFAADALVLPYTRAYRGGSGPLMKGACAHQRPVIASNVSEMGGLVERHAIGFVCVPEDPSSLADAMRAFLALPDGDRVEMGTRASALTRANSWEVMADRFTELFERTTRPSAR